Below is a window of Mycolicibacterium rhodesiae NBB3 DNA.
TGCCGCTCCGCAGCGGCAGCTACATCATCAGCGATGAGTGGGTCGCTGAGGAGTTCGACTCTATGGGCGTTCGCCTCGCGAAAGAATGCCACCGCCAAAACAATACAAGGCCGGGCAGCCTTCGATGCCGACGCTGCGACGAGACCCACCACTACTGCTCTAAGACAGGCGCGAATGAGTATTTAAGGAAGCTTGGCTGCGCGCGGACATGGCGGTGTTGCTGTGTGGAGGTAATCCAGAGACGGTGCGAGAGCGCGCGACTGATTGTGCGATGTCGCCCGAACACGTAATGGAAGCTTGCCGCCGAGCAGTCGAGATCACCGCTCGATCTGATGGCGACCTGGCACCCTTCTTGCAGTGGGAGGCCACCCCGCCGGGATGTCTGGACGTGCGCGTGTTCGACCAAGCCCAGTACTGGGTTGATGCGTTGCGCGTCGCGCACCGCATCCACGACCCCCAAGACATGACCGATGCCTACTTGTATGCATTGATCGAGTTCCTCAGCAACCACGCCGAACACATGCTGTCGGGCTATCGGCGCATGCAGCCGACCGTGGCCCGGGAACCACGGGAATGGCTCGAATCCACCAGTCTGATGCGCGGCTTGAGGAAAGAGAAACTGCGCCGGCGAACGCAGGCCGGTAGCCGGGACCAGCCCCGCTAAGAACCCCGCAGTGCATCGCGACTCCATCAAACGCGGCGAGACAAAGGCTTCGTCGCGGCGGCGCATTCGAACACAGAGTTCTTCGTTTCGCCGTGCTGCAAAGGCTACCAATGTCAGAAATTGTTACACCGCCGGATTCCTAGGAGCTCAATTGGAAACCGTTGCAGCCCAGTAGCTGTCCCTTACCTCGCAGCCCATTCTGCAATTTCGGCAAGCTTGAGGACCGGGGCGGTGTCACCTCCGCTGTACTCAAGCCACTCAAGGGGTGTTGCCGGGCGGCCGTCGATGGCGATATCGGGATGCGGTGTGCGCAAGAAACCCGCGATCGAAACCGGATGCCAGTCCGTCGGCAATGATTCAAGGAGGCGGTCCAACCCGGGCGCCTGGGCGTCATCCTGCGCCGCGGGCTGCATATTTTGTGGTCGAGGCTTGCCGCCGCGTTCGTCGGAACCCTCCGCAGTGAAGCCGGCCGCATCGAGCACACGGACTTCAGCCGGCGTAAGGCGGGACCGTCGACCACACATGCGCCCATCATCCACTGGCATCCAGAGCGCTGTCCAGGAAAGTCGACACCCGCGCACGATGAACATGCCGCTCAGATCTGGCCGCTTAGCGCCGACCCGTCGAGCCACACTGCGTCGACGTCTTCCATCCGCAGGGCGGCGCCGAACCGCAGCGCCTGCTCGCGCATCTCGTCCATTAGTTCCGGCCCGGTGATGCCGTCGCGGAAGCCGGGATAGTTCTCCACTTCGGTGGTGTTCATCAACGCACCACCGAACTGTGTGCCCTCGAACACCAGCGGGTTGAGCTCGGCACGGGCGGCGTAGATCGCCACCGTGTAGCCGGCCGGCCCGGAGCCGATGATGATCACGTCATGGATATCTCCTGCGGTGGACATGGAGAACCCTTCTGCTCCGAATGGTTAAGGGGCCCGTTCTGTCGATGTCTGCGAAACCGGCAGGCCCTGTCAGAGGTCAAGCGAATGGTGTTGTGGCTGAGCGGCATTGCCCACCGACGACACCATTCCGCTACCCGGCCGCGGTTGCCTGTCCGAATCGTGAACGGAACCGTCGAAGTCGCAGGCTATTGCTGACCACGAACACTGAACTGAATGCCATTGCAGCTCCGGCGAGCATCGGGTTGAGCAAACCTGCAGCTGCCAAAGGCAAGGCGGCCACGTTGTAGGCGAACGCCCAAAACAGATTGCTCTTGATGGTGCGCAGGGTCCGCCGCGACAGTCGGATCGCATCCGCGGCGGCACGCAAGTCTCCGCGCACCAACGTGATGTCGGAGGCTTCGATCGCCACGTCGGTTCCGGTGCCCATGGCCAGACCCAGATCGGCCTGAGCAAGTGCGGCAGCGTCATTGACACCGTCGCCGACCATCGCCACGCTCTTGCCCTCCTTCTGCAGGCGGGCAATGACGTCGGCCTTGTCCTTGGGCATCACCTCGGCGATCACCTCATCGATGCCCACCTGATCGGCGACCGACCGAGCGACGGTGGCGTTGTCACCGGTCAGCAGAACCGGTGTCAAACCTAGTGCACGCAGCTGGGTGATCGCCTCGGCCGAGGTGAGCTTGACGGCATCGGCGACGACGAGGATTCCGCGGGCTGCGCCGTCCCAGCCGACGGCGATCGCGGTCCTGCCCTCCGATTCCGCGGCGTGCATGGCCTCGTTCAGCTCGGCCGGCAGATGCTGGGCCCAGTCCTCCAGCAGGCTGGGGCGCCCCACGACGACGGCGCGCCCATCGACGACACCTTGAACGCCGAGCCCTTCGACGTTGGTGAACTCTTCCACCGTTGGCAGCTCACCCAATTCGGCGCTTGCGGCCTTGGCGACCGCTTGCGCGATCGGGTGCTCCGACGCGTTCTCCAACGCCCCGGCCAGGCGCAGCAGTTCATTGCGATCTTGCCCGTGGGCGGCAATCACCTCCATCAGCGTCATCTGCCCGGTGGTGACGGTGCCGGTCTTGTCCAGCACGACGGTGTCGATCTTGCGGGTGTTCTCCAGGACTTCGGGGCCCTTGATCAGAATCCCGAGCTGAGCGCCGCGACCGGTACCGACCATCAGCGCCGTCGGGGTGGCCAGGCCCAGCGCGCAGGGGCAGGCGATGATCAGCACGGCCACCGCGGCGGTGAACGCCGCAGCTAGCCCGTTGCCCGTCCCGATCCAATAGCCAAGGGTGGCGGCGGCCAGAATGATCACGATCGGCACGAAGATTCCCGAGATGCGGTCGGCGAGGCGCTGCGCTTGGGCCTTTCCATTCTGCGCGTCTTCGACCATCCGGGCCATCTGCGCCAACTGGGTGTCGGAGCCGACGCGGGTTGCGCGGACCAGCAGGCGACCGCCGGCGTTGACGGTTGCGCCGACAACGGTGTCGCCTGCGCCGACCTCGACCGGCATGGATTCACCGGTCAACATGGACGCGTCCACCGCGGAGCTGCCCGACACGATGACTCCGTCGGTGGCGATCTTTTCGCCAGGACGCACCACGAATTCGTCACCGACGGCGAGCTCATCGATCGGAATCCTTTGTTCGCGCCCGTTTTTGACGACGGTGACGTCCTTGGCGCCGAGCTCGAGCAGCGCCCTCAGGGCCGCGCCGGCCTTGCGCTTCGACCGGGCCTCGAAATACCGGCCAGCGAGAATGAAGGTGGTGACCCCGGCAGCGGCTTC
It encodes the following:
- a CDS encoding heavy metal translocating P-type ATPase, with the protein product MTSIHEDNRVTSADRQIELSIGGMTCASCANRIERKLNKLEGVSATVNYATEKAKVSYDDTVDTQVLVAAVKAAGYTAELPRAADTSVLEADTDTDDPTRALRQRLIVSLVLSVPVIAMAMVPALQFTNWQWLSLTLAAPVVVWGAWPFHQAAWTNLRHATSTMDTLISMGTLAALGWSLYALFLGTAGVAGMTHPFELTLARSDGAGNIYLEAAAGVTTFILAGRYFEARSKRKAGAALRALLELGAKDVTVVKNGREQRIPIDELAVGDEFVVRPGEKIATDGVIVSGSSAVDASMLTGESMPVEVGAGDTVVGATVNAGGRLLVRATRVGSDTQLAQMARMVEDAQNGKAQAQRLADRISGIFVPIVIILAAATLGYWIGTGNGLAAAFTAAVAVLIIACPCALGLATPTALMVGTGRGAQLGILIKGPEVLENTRKIDTVVLDKTGTVTTGQMTLMEVIAAHGQDRNELLRLAGALENASEHPIAQAVAKAASAELGELPTVEEFTNVEGLGVQGVVDGRAVVVGRPSLLEDWAQHLPAELNEAMHAAESEGRTAIAVGWDGAARGILVVADAVKLTSAEAITQLRALGLTPVLLTGDNATVARSVADQVGIDEVIAEVMPKDKADVIARLQKEGKSVAMVGDGVNDAAALAQADLGLAMGTGTDVAIEASDITLVRGDLRAAADAIRLSRRTLRTIKSNLFWAFAYNVAALPLAAAGLLNPMLAGAAMAFSSVFVVSNSLRLRRFRSRFGQATAAG